The following are encoded in a window of Halosolutus halophilus genomic DNA:
- a CDS encoding ZIP family metal transporter, which yields MALLENLAIVFVAGFVTALATGIGALPFFFFDEISDRGNVVLWGLASGIMVSASVFGLIDEGLAEGTPMEIAVGMAVGVVLVVVAHDVLMDADIDPQEYEEADFKKLVLILGILTVHSFPEGIAVGVSFADLGLKGEGGVAILGVTVPVLAIFMTVAISIHNVPEGTAISIPLKAMGVARWKMVWWAVFSSLPQPIGAVIAFAFVRIAEELLPYGFGFAAGAMIYLVLTEFIPEALDIGDQLPSGGKPELAGGIVLGILVMVPLTFV from the coding sequence ATGGCTCTTCTCGAGAATCTCGCGATCGTGTTCGTCGCGGGATTCGTCACGGCGCTGGCGACCGGGATCGGCGCGCTGCCGTTTTTCTTCTTCGACGAGATCAGCGATCGAGGCAACGTCGTACTCTGGGGGCTCGCGTCGGGGATCATGGTCTCGGCGTCGGTGTTCGGACTCATCGACGAGGGATTGGCCGAAGGGACGCCAATGGAGATCGCCGTCGGGATGGCCGTCGGCGTCGTCCTCGTCGTCGTCGCCCACGACGTCCTGATGGACGCCGACATCGATCCGCAGGAGTACGAGGAGGCGGACTTCAAGAAACTCGTGCTCATCCTCGGGATCCTGACCGTCCACAGCTTTCCCGAGGGAATCGCCGTCGGCGTCTCGTTCGCCGACCTCGGCCTCAAGGGCGAGGGCGGCGTGGCGATTCTGGGCGTCACCGTCCCGGTGCTGGCGATCTTCATGACAGTCGCGATCTCGATCCACAACGTTCCGGAGGGGACCGCGATCTCGATCCCCCTCAAGGCGATGGGCGTCGCCAGGTGGAAGATGGTCTGGTGGGCGGTGTTCTCGAGTCTGCCACAGCCGATCGGGGCCGTCATCGCGTTCGCGTTCGTCCGGATCGCCGAGGAGTTGCTCCCCTACGGGTTCGGCTTCGCCGCCGGGGCGATGATCTACCTCGTGCTCACCGAGTTCATTCCCGAGGCGCTGGACATCGGCGATCAGTTACCGAGCGGCGGGAAGCCGGAACTCGCGGGCGGGATCGTCCTCGGAATTTTGGTAATGGTGCCGCTCACGTTCGTGTGA
- a CDS encoding sulfurtransferase TusA family protein, with translation MSSKYDTTETLDVKGQSCPMPIVKTKQAIDDLGDGDVLEVIATDSGSMSDIQGWAEGTDGVELLDQVEDGDLYTHYVKKTA, from the coding sequence ATGAGTTCGAAATACGACACCACGGAGACGCTCGACGTGAAAGGACAGTCGTGCCCGATGCCTATCGTGAAGACCAAGCAGGCCATCGACGACCTCGGAGACGGCGACGTCCTCGAAGTTATCGCGACCGACTCGGGCAGCATGAGCGACATTCAGGGCTGGGCCGAGGGCACCGACGGGGTCGAGCTCCTCGATCAGGTCGAGGACGGCGACCTCTACACCCACTACGTGAAGAAAACGGCATAA
- a CDS encoding HalOD1 output domain-containing protein, which yields MPRTDTVGEDEHAFTKPSMRALEVIADAEGVAPADLEPPLNEVVDAAALDRLFEPVAADDSARRGRLTFRYRGYDVTVHSNGRVELE from the coding sequence ATGCCCAGGACCGACACAGTCGGAGAGGACGAGCACGCGTTCACGAAGCCGAGTATGCGCGCCCTCGAGGTGATCGCCGACGCGGAGGGCGTCGCTCCGGCCGACCTCGAGCCACCGCTCAACGAAGTCGTCGACGCGGCCGCGCTGGACCGGTTGTTCGAGCCGGTCGCCGCCGACGACTCGGCCCGACGCGGACGTCTGACGTTCAGGTACCGAGGATACGACGTGACGGTTCACTCGAACGGCCGCGTCGAACTGGAATAA
- a CDS encoding inorganic phosphate transporter, translating into MDPSTILLFGLAALASLFMAWVIGAGSSGATPFAPAVGANAISTMRAAFIVGILGFVGAVTQGGSVSEAVGRDLVTGVSLPPSAVIVVLLIGAGLMAIGIYTGYPIATAFTVTGAVIGVGFAIGGEPAWTKYTEIGVLWVLTPFVGGSIAYAIASVLPRPDVPERVSVPLLAGLVGAVVANLEFAFLSSVGGTLATAGSAAMPIDGPLSVAAISLGAGVLVALVVRWDVDRDEIGGLRRFLLVLGGLVAFSAGASQVGLAVGPLLPLLDDLTMISPIAVLLGGGLGMLVGSWTGAPRMIKSISQEYASLGPRRSIATLVPSFLIAQTAVLLGVPVSFNEIIVSAIIGSGLAVGGGAGVSPRKLGITVVAWIASFALAFVLGYGSMLVVAGS; encoded by the coding sequence ATGGACCCATCGACGATACTCCTGTTCGGCCTCGCTGCCCTCGCGAGCCTCTTCATGGCCTGGGTGATCGGTGCCGGCTCGAGCGGTGCGACGCCGTTCGCCCCGGCCGTCGGCGCGAACGCCATCTCGACGATGCGCGCGGCGTTTATCGTCGGGATTCTCGGTTTTGTCGGCGCGGTAACCCAGGGAGGGAGCGTCTCCGAAGCCGTCGGCCGCGATCTGGTCACCGGCGTCAGCCTCCCTCCCAGCGCGGTCATCGTCGTCCTCCTGATCGGTGCGGGACTGATGGCGATCGGGATCTACACCGGCTACCCGATCGCGACCGCGTTCACCGTGACCGGTGCGGTGATCGGCGTCGGGTTCGCTATCGGCGGTGAGCCGGCCTGGACGAAGTACACCGAAATCGGCGTCCTGTGGGTCCTGACCCCGTTCGTCGGCGGCTCGATCGCGTACGCGATCGCGAGCGTGCTTCCGCGTCCGGACGTTCCGGAGCGCGTCAGCGTCCCGTTGCTCGCGGGACTCGTCGGCGCCGTCGTCGCGAACCTCGAGTTCGCGTTTCTCTCGTCGGTCGGCGGGACCCTCGCGACCGCCGGGAGCGCCGCGATGCCGATCGATGGCCCCCTCAGTGTGGCCGCAATCTCGCTCGGCGCGGGGGTGCTCGTCGCGCTCGTCGTCCGCTGGGACGTCGACCGCGACGAGATCGGCGGACTGCGACGATTCCTGCTCGTACTCGGGGGACTCGTCGCGTTCTCCGCGGGCGCGAGTCAGGTCGGACTCGCCGTCGGCCCCCTGCTCCCGCTGCTGGACGACCTGACGATGATCTCGCCGATCGCGGTCCTGCTCGGCGGCGGCCTCGGGATGCTCGTCGGCTCCTGGACCGGCGCGCCGCGGATGATCAAGTCGATCTCCCAGGAGTACGCCTCGCTCGGCCCGCGCCGGTCGATCGCGACCCTCGTCCCCTCGTTTCTCATCGCCCAGACGGCGGTCCTGCTCGGGGTTCCGGTCTCGTTCAACGAGATCATCGTCAGCGCGATCATCGGCAGCGGCCTCGCGGTGGGCGGCGGCGCTGGCGTCAGCCCCCGAAAACTGGGGATCACCGTCGTCGCCTGGATCGCGTCGTTCGCCCTCGCGTTCGTCCTCGGCTACGGGTCGATGCTGGTCGTCGCCGGGTCCTGA
- a CDS encoding MBL fold metallo-hydrolase, which yields MDDMDFPTPDVEIESVTPDELKARIDAGEEVTILDTRMESDYEEWRIDGENVESINVPYFEFLEDEIDAHVLQKIPDDREITVLCAKGGASEYVAGTLAERDYDVHHLEDGMNGWARIYEAVEVERYDGAGTLLQYQRPSSGCLGYLVYDDGEAAVIDPLRAFTDRYLEDAKELGVDLEYAIDTHIHADHISGVRALDAVGVEGVIPEASVDRGVTYADELTLAEDGDEFQVGDATIETVYTPGHTSGMTSYLIDDSLLATGDGLFVESVARPDLEEGDDGAPEAASLLYESLQERVLTLPDETLIGGAHFSDAAEPADDGTYTAPIGQLVEEMDALTMDEDEFVELILSDMPPRPANYEDIIPTNLGQQEADDEEAFELELGPNNCAASQESLAGD from the coding sequence ATGGACGACATGGACTTTCCAACGCCGGACGTCGAAATCGAATCGGTGACGCCGGACGAACTGAAAGCACGTATCGACGCGGGCGAGGAGGTTACGATCCTCGACACGCGAATGGAATCGGACTACGAGGAGTGGCGCATCGACGGGGAGAACGTCGAGTCGATCAACGTTCCCTACTTCGAGTTCCTCGAGGACGAGATCGACGCCCACGTCCTCCAGAAGATCCCCGACGACCGCGAGATCACCGTCCTCTGTGCGAAAGGCGGTGCGAGCGAGTACGTCGCTGGAACCCTCGCCGAGCGCGACTACGACGTTCACCACCTCGAAGACGGGATGAACGGCTGGGCGCGCATCTACGAGGCCGTCGAAGTCGAGCGCTACGACGGCGCCGGCACGCTGCTCCAGTACCAGCGCCCCTCCAGCGGCTGTCTCGGCTACCTCGTCTACGACGACGGCGAGGCCGCCGTGATCGACCCGCTGCGGGCGTTCACTGACCGTTACCTCGAGGACGCCAAGGAACTGGGCGTCGACCTCGAATACGCGATCGACACGCACATTCACGCCGACCACATCTCGGGCGTCCGCGCGCTCGACGCCGTCGGCGTCGAGGGCGTCATTCCCGAGGCGTCGGTCGATCGCGGGGTCACCTACGCCGACGAGCTGACGCTGGCCGAGGACGGCGACGAGTTCCAGGTCGGCGACGCCACCATCGAGACGGTGTACACGCCCGGGCACACCTCCGGGATGACCTCGTACCTGATCGACGACTCGCTGCTCGCGACCGGCGACGGGCTGTTCGTCGAGAGCGTCGCCCGTCCCGACCTCGAGGAAGGCGACGACGGCGCGCCCGAGGCCGCTAGCCTGCTCTACGAGTCGCTGCAAGAGCGCGTGCTCACGCTACCCGACGAGACGCTCATCGGCGGTGCCCACTTCAGCGACGCGGCCGAGCCCGCCGACGACGGTACCTACACGGCGCCGATCGGCCAGCTCGTCGAGGAGATGGACGCGCTGACGATGGACGAAGACGAGTTCGTCGAGCTGATCCTCTCGGACATGCCGCCGCGGCCGGCCAACTACGAGGACATCATCCCGACGAACCTCGGACAGCAGGAGGCCGACGACGAGGAAGCGTTCGAACTCGAACTCGGCCCGAACAACTGCGCCGCCAGTCAGGAATCGCTGGCAGGTGACTGA
- a CDS encoding YeeE/YedE family protein: MADRHPLFMPLIFVGGLIFGFGLAFSHMARPEVVLDFLQFTDFGLLFVMFGAAIVSGIAFATMPRLRDRAPLTGRPYGRRLKSFDRNVLIGGAIFGVGWGLSGICPGAAYASLGIGNITILWALAGMFAGAYVQGRWRSHRSASKAAATGAD, from the coding sequence ATGGCCGACCGCCATCCCCTGTTCATGCCGCTGATCTTCGTCGGCGGCCTGATCTTCGGCTTCGGACTCGCCTTCAGCCACATGGCCCGCCCCGAAGTGGTGCTGGACTTCCTCCAGTTTACCGACTTCGGGCTGCTGTTCGTCATGTTCGGCGCCGCGATCGTCTCGGGCATCGCGTTCGCGACCATGCCCCGACTCCGCGATCGCGCGCCGCTGACCGGCAGGCCGTACGGTCGGCGACTGAAGTCGTTCGATCGGAACGTCCTGATCGGCGGCGCGATCTTCGGCGTCGGCTGGGGCCTCTCGGGGATCTGTCCCGGCGCGGCCTACGCTAGCCTCGGGATCGGTAACATCACCATCCTGTGGGCGCTCGCCGGCATGTTCGCCGGTGCCTACGTCCAGGGCCGCTGGCGGAGCCACCGTTCCGCGTCCAAAGCCGCCGCGACGGGTGCCGACTAA
- a CDS encoding GNAT family N-acetyltransferase, with product MAEVRIRRATSADAAELADVYRSAYRENRLLGFPMKAESVAADTVEEWIHDHRVYVAAVEAEIVGGVRLEETESNRAKLSRLAVREDWKGEGIGTELIAHAEERVREWNHDTVWLTTPEEHPSLPDFYRSRGYEKTGPYPLEYRDYDEIVMEKRIR from the coding sequence ATGGCTGAGGTGCGGATCCGACGAGCGACCAGCGCAGATGCCGCGGAACTCGCGGACGTGTATCGGAGTGCGTATCGGGAAAACCGTCTGCTCGGGTTTCCCATGAAAGCAGAATCCGTAGCAGCGGACACCGTCGAAGAGTGGATTCACGACCATCGGGTCTACGTCGCCGCGGTCGAAGCCGAAATCGTCGGCGGAGTCCGCCTCGAAGAAACGGAGTCGAACCGGGCCAAGTTGAGCCGTCTCGCCGTTCGGGAAGACTGGAAGGGAGAGGGGATCGGCACCGAACTGATCGCTCACGCGGAGGAACGGGTCAGGGAGTGGAACCACGACACCGTGTGGCTGACGACGCCCGAGGAACATCCCTCGCTCCCCGACTTCTATCGCAGCCGCGGGTACGAGAAGACGGGACCGTATCCGCTGGAGTACCGCGACTACGACGAAATCGTCATGGAAAAGCGGATCCGATAA
- a CDS encoding cation-translocating P-type ATPase: protein MPDPPHAVPSERVLETLESGPAGLSSDEARRRREEYGENDIVRGGGRSPLTIFVAQFDSVLIWVLLAAAGLSIWAGHEVDAVLIAIIVVANGIFGFVQDYRAERSLESLRELAAPTATVRRDGEAIDVDATALVPGDVVVLRGGDVVPADGRLLEATDLNVDEAALTGESVPVSKSAAPVESGTPLADRTSMVYKGTNVTRGKGVAVVTGTGMETEVGDIARELAATEETRTPLQDELDRLGRTLGLGVLALSALIAPLLLVRGIDPVQAALTAVSLAVAAIPEGLPAVVTLTLALGVREMSAENALVRRLPAVEALGAVDVVCTDKTGTLTRGQMTVSKIWTNDAVVGVDAGPDGDGTGDAEQVSDREELLLRIGTLCNDSTLEDGNPTEQALLEAADRRGFDIDALRAENPRTGEVPFSSERKWMGTVHDDVGYVKGAPEVVVENSDRILTDDGPKPLTDDRRDRIEAIVREFGDDALRVLAMAYREDPDDADDLADGLTFVGLSGMIDPPREEVADAIAVTTRAGIAVKMVTGDNVRTARAIADSLGLGTAVVEGREIEAMDDETLRDRVESVDVFARTSPEHKVRILRALQARNHDVAMTGDGVNDAPALKNADVGVAMGIRGTDVARQASDIVLLDDDYATIERAIERGRGIFDNIWKFVAYLLSANVAEVALVFLASLYGYLILPAVQLLWINLLTDGLPALALGADPKSGDVMGRPPRDPDRGIIGHQMLGLIGGTGAVTTVVMLAFMVYTLKGAPEVTPYAMTMVFTGFVCLEFVKLYVIRWLRETPTLSNRWLAAAVATSMGLQLAVLYTPLNRYFGTIPLGLTDWGIIAGVLAVCLPAYVGVAVLVSRIDR from the coding sequence ATGCCCGATCCGCCACACGCGGTGCCGTCCGAGCGGGTCCTCGAGACCCTCGAGTCGGGACCCGCCGGTCTGTCGAGCGACGAGGCGCGTCGACGACGCGAGGAGTACGGGGAGAACGACATCGTCCGGGGCGGCGGTCGATCGCCGCTTACGATCTTCGTCGCACAGTTCGACAGCGTCCTGATCTGGGTCCTGCTCGCCGCCGCCGGCCTCTCGATCTGGGCGGGTCACGAGGTCGACGCGGTCCTGATCGCGATCATCGTCGTGGCCAACGGGATATTCGGGTTCGTCCAGGACTACCGGGCCGAACGGAGCCTCGAGTCGCTTCGCGAACTGGCCGCGCCGACGGCCACGGTCCGCCGGGACGGGGAAGCGATCGACGTCGACGCGACGGCGCTCGTCCCCGGCGACGTGGTCGTCCTGCGCGGCGGCGACGTCGTCCCCGCCGACGGCCGGTTGCTCGAGGCGACCGACCTGAACGTCGACGAGGCGGCGCTGACCGGCGAGAGCGTCCCGGTCTCGAAGTCGGCGGCGCCGGTCGAGTCGGGGACGCCCCTCGCCGATCGGACGAGCATGGTCTACAAGGGGACGAACGTCACCCGCGGCAAGGGGGTCGCCGTCGTCACCGGAACGGGCATGGAGACGGAAGTCGGCGACATCGCCCGGGAACTCGCCGCGACCGAAGAGACGCGGACGCCGCTCCAGGACGAACTCGATCGGCTGGGTCGGACCCTCGGACTCGGCGTCCTCGCCCTCTCGGCGCTGATCGCGCCGCTGTTGCTCGTCCGGGGGATCGACCCGGTCCAGGCCGCGCTCACTGCGGTGTCGCTGGCCGTCGCCGCGATCCCCGAGGGGTTGCCGGCGGTGGTCACGCTCACGCTCGCGCTCGGCGTTCGCGAGATGTCTGCGGAGAACGCGCTCGTCCGTCGGCTCCCGGCAGTGGAGGCCCTCGGGGCCGTCGACGTCGTCTGTACGGACAAGACGGGAACCCTCACGAGAGGCCAGATGACCGTGAGCAAGATCTGGACGAACGACGCCGTCGTCGGCGTCGACGCCGGCCCCGACGGGGACGGGACCGGCGACGCGGAGCAGGTCTCCGATCGCGAGGAACTGCTCTTGCGGATCGGCACGCTCTGTAACGACTCGACCCTCGAGGACGGGAATCCGACCGAGCAGGCGCTGCTCGAGGCCGCCGATCGGCGCGGTTTCGATATCGACGCCCTCCGGGCCGAGAATCCGCGCACCGGCGAGGTCCCCTTTTCATCCGAACGGAAGTGGATGGGCACCGTCCACGACGACGTCGGCTACGTCAAGGGCGCACCCGAGGTCGTCGTCGAGAACTCGGATCGGATCCTGACCGACGACGGGCCGAAACCTCTGACGGACGACCGGCGCGATCGGATCGAGGCGATCGTTCGGGAGTTCGGCGACGACGCGCTGCGCGTGCTGGCGATGGCCTACCGCGAGGACCCGGACGACGCCGACGACCTCGCGGACGGGCTGACGTTCGTGGGTCTTTCCGGGATGATCGATCCGCCGCGGGAGGAGGTCGCCGACGCGATCGCGGTGACGACGCGTGCCGGCATCGCCGTGAAGATGGTGACCGGCGACAACGTCCGGACGGCCCGGGCGATCGCCGACTCGCTCGGCCTCGGCACCGCGGTGGTCGAGGGCCGGGAGATCGAGGCGATGGACGACGAGACACTGCGCGATCGGGTCGAGTCGGTCGACGTCTTCGCGCGGACGTCGCCGGAGCACAAGGTTCGCATCCTCCGTGCGCTCCAGGCCCGGAATCACGACGTCGCGATGACGGGCGACGGGGTCAACGACGCGCCCGCGCTGAAAAACGCCGACGTCGGCGTCGCGATGGGGATTCGCGGTACCGACGTCGCCAGGCAGGCCTCGGACATCGTCCTGCTGGACGACGACTACGCGACGATCGAACGAGCGATCGAACGGGGCCGGGGAATCTTCGACAACATCTGGAAGTTCGTCGCCTACCTCCTCAGTGCGAACGTCGCGGAGGTGGCGCTCGTCTTCCTCGCCTCGCTGTACGGCTACCTCATCCTGCCGGCCGTCCAGTTGCTGTGGATCAACCTGCTGACCGACGGCTTGCCCGCGCTGGCTCTCGGCGCGGACCCCAAGAGCGGCGACGTGATGGGGCGACCGCCGCGCGATCCCGATCGGGGAATCATCGGCCACCAGATGCTCGGGCTAATCGGCGGCACCGGTGCCGTGACGACGGTCGTCATGCTCGCGTTCATGGTCTACACGCTGAAAGGCGCGCCCGAGGTCACGCCGTACGCGATGACGATGGTGTTTACGGGCTTCGTCTGCCTCGAGTTCGTAAAACTCTACGTCATCCGCTGGCTGCGCGAGACGCCGACGCTGTCGAATCGGTGGCTCGCGGCCGCCGTCGCGACGTCCATGGGTCTCCAGCTTGCGGTGCTGTACACGCCGCTCAACCGGTACTTCGGGACGATCCCCCTGGGCCTGACGGACTGGGGGATCATCGCCGGCGTGCTCGCCGTGTGTCTGCCCGCGTACGTCGGGGTCGCCGTGCTCGTCAGTCGGATCGATCGGTGA
- a CDS encoding DsrE/DsrF/DrsH-like family protein has protein sequence MSTDNPTTPIDADGEIDHDELQALYERVDELEESIADLDEGDDQKKMTIVATQGSFDMAYPPLILASTAAAFGWDVVVFHTFWGLDILHEEKSQNLKLSAVGNPNMPMPNALAALPGMDSMATKMMQKKIDENGTATIEELIDLSLDSGVDLQACQMTIELMDYDEDDFYDGVTTGVGAATALQHMAESDIQLLV, from the coding sequence ATGAGTACGGACAACCCCACGACACCGATCGACGCTGACGGCGAGATCGACCACGACGAGCTGCAGGCGCTGTACGAGCGCGTCGACGAGCTCGAGGAGTCGATCGCCGACCTGGACGAGGGCGACGACCAGAAGAAGATGACGATCGTCGCGACCCAGGGCAGTTTCGACATGGCCTACCCGCCGCTGATCCTGGCGAGCACGGCGGCCGCCTTCGGCTGGGACGTCGTCGTCTTCCACACCTTCTGGGGTCTCGACATCCTCCACGAGGAGAAATCCCAGAACCTCAAGCTGAGCGCCGTCGGGAACCCGAACATGCCGATGCCGAACGCGCTCGCCGCGCTCCCCGGCATGGACTCGATGGCCACGAAGATGATGCAGAAGAAGATCGACGAGAACGGCACCGCCACCATCGAGGAGCTGATCGACCTCTCGCTCGACAGCGGCGTCGATCTGCAGGCCTGCCAGATGACGATCGAGCTGATGGACTACGACGAAGACGACTTCTACGACGGCGTGACGACGGGCGTCGGCGCGGCCACCGCGCTGCAACACATGGCCGAGTCCGACATCCAGCTGCTGGTGTAA
- a CDS encoding YeeE/YedE family protein, protein MPAELVAQSVVADPFPNGVYRYAVGGLLVGLGAVVIYLGTGIPAGASTFLESTLSYVSDQSRFQQYLGSRDWRVVFTLGIILGAAVYAVFWQRGAWTTDVQPWRLLIGGVFVGIGTRIGKGCTSGHGVCGVGSASKTSIVGVITFLTVAIVTAQLVQAMGVSP, encoded by the coding sequence ATGCCCGCTGAACTCGTCGCCCAGTCCGTGGTCGCAGACCCGTTCCCCAACGGCGTCTATCGATACGCCGTCGGGGGGCTGCTCGTCGGACTGGGGGCCGTCGTGATCTACCTCGGAACCGGCATCCCGGCCGGCGCGAGTACGTTCCTCGAGTCGACGCTGTCGTACGTCTCGGACCAGTCGCGGTTCCAGCAGTATCTCGGGTCGCGGGACTGGCGCGTCGTCTTCACGCTAGGAATCATCCTGGGGGCGGCGGTCTACGCCGTCTTCTGGCAGCGCGGCGCGTGGACGACGGACGTCCAGCCCTGGCGGCTGCTGATCGGCGGCGTCTTCGTCGGGATCGGCACCCGCATCGGCAAGGGCTGTACGTCGGGTCACGGCGTCTGTGGCGTCGGATCGGCCTCGAAGACGTCGATCGTCGGGGTCATTACGTTCCTGACGGTCGCGATCGTGACAGCGCAACTGGTTCAGGCGATGGGGGTGAGTCCGTAA
- a CDS encoding universal stress protein codes for MYDFLLVPVDGSDSSIAALDHALDIAADHGATVQLLYVADTNKPSLVRYEGTVVDVLEEEGEEILSDARERAEERGVPIVDDVVQGNPGTAIVDAAAEGPVDLVVMGTHGHRGLEEYVLGSVAEGVVNESEPPVLTVRAEDATRSYPYEDVLVPTDGSDHARRALRLGSAIASRHGATMHLLSVVDEPTLGLAVGSSPAADRLEEHARDVLEEASTIATNAGVDDVVTAIEFGSVTQEIQSFADEADVDLVVMGTHGRTGLDQHLLGSITERVLRTAPAPVLTTNSADAADD; via the coding sequence ATGTACGATTTCCTCCTCGTCCCCGTCGACGGCAGCGACTCTTCGATCGCCGCGCTCGATCACGCGCTCGATATCGCGGCCGATCACGGGGCGACCGTCCAGTTGCTCTACGTCGCCGACACGAACAAGCCCAGTCTCGTTCGTTACGAGGGGACCGTCGTCGACGTGCTCGAAGAGGAAGGCGAAGAGATTCTCTCGGACGCCCGCGAGCGGGCAGAGGAGCGGGGGGTCCCCATCGTCGACGACGTCGTCCAGGGCAATCCAGGGACGGCGATCGTCGACGCCGCCGCCGAGGGGCCCGTCGACCTCGTGGTGATGGGAACCCACGGACACCGGGGCCTCGAGGAGTACGTCCTCGGGAGCGTCGCGGAGGGCGTCGTCAACGAAAGCGAGCCGCCGGTCCTGACCGTCCGCGCCGAGGACGCGACGCGATCGTATCCCTACGAGGACGTGCTCGTACCCACCGACGGGAGCGACCACGCGCGGAGGGCACTGCGACTCGGCTCTGCGATCGCGTCCCGCCACGGCGCGACGATGCACCTGCTGTCCGTCGTCGACGAACCGACGCTCGGCCTCGCCGTCGGTTCGTCGCCGGCGGCCGATCGACTCGAGGAACACGCACGCGACGTGCTCGAGGAGGCGTCGACGATCGCGACGAACGCGGGGGTCGACGACGTCGTCACGGCGATCGAGTTCGGGTCGGTCACGCAGGAGATCCAGTCGTTCGCGGACGAGGCGGACGTCGACCTCGTCGTCATGGGCACCCACGGGCGCACCGGACTCGACCAGCACCTGCTCGGGTCCATCACTGAGCGGGTCCTCCGGACGGCCCCGGCTCCCGTCCTGACGACGAACTCGGCGGACGCCGCCGACGACTGA
- a CDS encoding DUF211 domain-containing protein, whose product MSPAIRRLVLDVMKPHEPDVLEFADVVADHEGVDGVNVVLIETDREVQNLKLTMEGSDVDATAVEEAIADLGGTVHSIDQVVCGERVVEQRDTPQDR is encoded by the coding sequence ATGAGTCCCGCGATACGACGCCTCGTTCTCGACGTGATGAAGCCGCACGAACCGGACGTCCTCGAATTCGCCGATGTGGTCGCCGACCACGAGGGTGTCGACGGCGTCAACGTCGTCCTGATCGAAACCGATCGGGAGGTCCAGAACCTCAAACTCACGATGGAGGGGTCCGACGTCGACGCGACGGCCGTCGAGGAGGCCATCGCCGACCTCGGCGGGACGGTCCACTCGATCGATCAGGTCGTTTGCGGCGAGCGAGTGGTCGAACAGCGCGACACGCCGCAGGACCGCTGA
- a CDS encoding CNNM domain-containing protein, translating into MNGFEISLRLLAGVALILANGFFVAIEFALTRVRQYPESEFDDPGLRRAWEMTNDLEIYLTSCQVGISATSIAVGIVAEPALATIIEPVFQNTALASAGAGAVFAFVVINLLHLTHGEQTPTYLGVERTKFVARYGATPLYWFAVLLRPVIWFGDAVAKWTLRRFGVEMTGAWLETETEIIETRADLRKKLGSVLEQGDLPEERREEILNAFVVGEEPVTDAMTDVEDVRFLSTRTSVEENLDRIGSSPHTRFPLIDDVPEEFVGIVYVPTVVDRIDDLRSGAVTFEDLAKPPVTMAAETTISDAIDELQSEHQELALVDDDGEIVGLLTATDALEALVGEFEDPLDGDELLRAGRR; encoded by the coding sequence GTGAACGGCTTCGAAATCTCACTCCGCCTCCTCGCCGGGGTCGCGCTCATCCTGGCGAACGGGTTCTTCGTCGCGATCGAGTTCGCGCTCACTCGCGTCAGGCAGTACCCGGAGTCGGAGTTCGACGACCCCGGTCTCCGCCGGGCGTGGGAGATGACGAACGACCTCGAGATCTACCTCACCAGCTGTCAGGTCGGGATCAGCGCGACGAGCATCGCCGTCGGCATCGTCGCCGAACCAGCGCTCGCGACGATCATCGAACCCGTCTTCCAGAACACGGCGCTCGCGTCCGCGGGTGCGGGGGCCGTCTTCGCCTTCGTCGTCATCAACCTCCTGCACCTCACTCACGGCGAACAGACGCCCACCTACCTCGGCGTCGAGCGGACGAAGTTCGTCGCCCGGTACGGGGCGACCCCGCTGTACTGGTTCGCGGTACTCCTCAGACCCGTGATCTGGTTCGGCGACGCCGTCGCGAAGTGGACGCTCCGACGATTCGGCGTCGAGATGACCGGGGCGTGGCTCGAGACCGAGACGGAGATCATCGAGACGCGGGCCGACCTCCGGAAGAAACTCGGCTCGGTCCTCGAACAGGGCGATCTCCCCGAGGAACGCCGGGAGGAGATCCTCAACGCGTTCGTCGTCGGTGAGGAACCGGTCACGGACGCCATGACCGACGTCGAGGACGTTCGGTTCCTCTCGACGCGGACGTCCGTCGAGGAGAACCTCGATCGGATCGGCTCGAGTCCGCACACGCGATTTCCGCTGATCGACGACGTGCCCGAGGAGTTCGTCGGCATCGTCTACGTCCCGACGGTCGTCGACCGGATCGACGACCTGCGAAGCGGCGCGGTGACGTTCGAGGACCTCGCGAAGCCGCCGGTGACGATGGCCGCCGAGACGACGATCAGCGACGCGATCGACGAACTCCAGTCCGAACACCAGGAACTCGCGCTCGTCGACGACGACGGCGAAATCGTCGGGTTGCTGACGGCCACCGACGCCCTCGAAGCGCTCGTCGGCGAGTTCGAGGACCCGCTCGACGGGGACGAACTCCTGCGGGCGGGCCGCCGGTGA